One Scomber scombrus chromosome 1, fScoSco1.1, whole genome shotgun sequence DNA segment encodes these proteins:
- the tbp gene encoding TATA-box-binding protein, whose amino-acid sequence MDQNNSIPGFQGLASPQGAMTPGMPIFSPMMPYGSGLTPQPVQNTNSLSILEEQQRQQQQQQAQQANAGLPSTSGQTPQLFHSQTVAGSTTTALPGNTPLHPYNTPLTPMTPITPATPASESSGIVPQLQNIVSTVNLGCKLDLKTIALRARNAEYNPKRFAAVIMRIREPRTTALIFSSGKMVCTGAKSEEQSRLAARKYARVVQKLGFPAKFLDFKIQNMVGSCDVKFPIRLEGLVLTHQQFSSYEPELFPGLIYRMIKPRIVLLIFVSGKVVLTGAKVRAEIYEAFENIYPILKGFRKTT is encoded by the exons ATGGACCAGAACAACAGCATACCAGGCTTTCAGGGGCTGGCCTCCCCGCAG GGTGCCATGACACCAGGAATGCCTATTTTCAGTCCCATGATGCCATATGGGTCAGGCCTGACACCCCAGCCTGTCCAGAACACCAACAGTCTGTCGATACTGGAGGAACAGCAgagacaacaacagcagcaacaggcaCAGCAGGCTAACGCAG GCCTTCCAAGTACATCAGGGCAGACCCCTCAACTTTTTCATTCCCAGACAGTAGCAGGCTCAACCACCACAGCACTGCCGGGGAACACACCACTACACCCCTACAACACTCCACTGACCCCCATGACCCCGATCACACCGGCCACGCCAGCCTCAGAGAGCTCTGGAATAGTACcacagctaca AAACATAGTATCTACTGTAAATCTGGGCTGTAAACTAGACTTGAAGACCATTGCCTTGAGAGCCAGGAATGCCGAGTATAACCCAAAG cGTTTTGCTGCTGTCATCATGAGAATACGAGAACCCAGGACCACTGCTCTCATCTTCAGCTCCGGCAAGATGGTCTGCACTGGAGCAAAGAG TGAGGAGCAGTCGAGGTTAGCCGCCAGAAAATACGCTCGTGTGGTGCAGAAACTCGGCTTTCCTGCCAAGTTCCTGGACTTTAAGATACAGAACATGGTGGGCAGCTGCGATGTGAAGTTCCCCATTCGACTGGAGGGATTAGTCCTCACACATCAACAGTTCAGCAG CTATGAACCAGAGCTGTTTCCAGGACTGATTTACAGAATGATCAAACCCAGAATCGTCCTGCTTATCTTTGTTTCTGGGAAAGTCGTACTAACAG GTGCAAAGGTGAGAGCAGAGATCTATGAAGCGTTTGAAAACATCTACCCCATCTTGAAAGGCTTCCGCAAGACAACGTAG
- the psmb1 gene encoding proteasome subunit beta type-1, which translates to MLSSQTFGDPGKMKDYHYTGPVEHRFSPYAFNGGTVLAVAGEDFAIVASDTRLSEGYSIHSRDSPKCYTLTDTTVIGCSGFHGDCLTLTKIIDARLKMYKHSNNKSMTSGAIAAMLSTILYGRRFFPYYVYNIIGGLDEEGKGAVYSFDPVGSYQRDTYKAGGSASAMLQPLLDNQIGFKNMEGVQHVPLTRDKAVQLVKDVFISAAERDVYTGDALRVCVITKEGINEQTIPLRKD; encoded by the exons ATGCTTTCTTCTCAGACTTTTGGAGACCCCGGGAAGATGAAAGATTATCATTATACTGGTCCCGTAGAGCACCGGTTCTCACCGTACGCTTTCAACGGAGG GACTGTGTTAGCTGTGGCCGGGGAGGACTTTGCCATCGTAGCCTCTGACACCAGGCTGAGTGAAGGATACTCCATCCACAGCCGGGACTCTCCAAAGTGCTACACGCT GACAGACACAACTGTCATCGGCTGCAGTGGTTTCCATGGCGACTGCTTGACTCTTACTAAAATCATTGATGCCAGACTAAAG ATGTACAAACACTCGAACAACAAGTCAATGACCAGTGGAGCCATCGCAGCTATGCTGTCCACTATCCTGTACGGCCGGAGGTTCTTCCCGTACTACGTCTACAACATCATCGGAGGACTGGATGAAGAGG GCAAGGGAGCAGTATACAGTTTTGACCCAGTGGGCTCCTACCAGCGAGACACCTACAAGGCTGGAGGATCAGCCAGTGCAATGCTTCAACCACTACTAGACAACCAG ATTGGTTTCAAGAACATGGAGGGGGTGCAGCATGTTCCTCTGACTCGGGACAAGGCGGTTCAGCTGGTCAAAGATGTCTTCATCTCGGCGGCAGAAAGAGACGTCTACACCGGTGACGCCCTTCGGGTCTGTGTCATCACTAAGGAGGGCATTAATGAGCAGACAATACCACTGAGGAAGGACTGA
- the psmc3 gene encoding 26S proteasome regulatory subunit 6A — MASLSDKSVWDEVEDGIGEEVLKMSTEEIVQRTRLLDSEIKIMKSEVLRVTHELQAMKDKIKENTEKIKVNKTLPYLVSNVIELLDVDPNDQEEDGANVDLDSQRKGKCAVIKTSTRQTYFLPVIGLVDAEKLKPGDLVGVNKDSYLILETLPTEYDSRVKAMEVDERPTEQYSDIGGLDKQIQELVEAIVLPMNHKEKFENLGIQPPKGVLMYGPPGTGKTLLARACAAQTKATFLKLAGPQLVQMFIGDGAKLVRDAFALAKEKAPSIIFIDELDAIGTKRFDSEKAGDREVQRTMLELLNQLDGFQPNMQVKVIAATNRVDILDPALLRSGRLDRKIEFPMPNEEARARIMQIHSRKMNVSPDVNYEELARCTDDFNGAQCKAVCVEAGMIALRRGATELNHEDYMEGILEVQAKKKANLQYYA; from the exons ATGGCGTCGCTGAGTGACAAGTCAGTTTGGGACGAGGTGGAGGATGGCATCGGAGAAGAAGTGTTAAAAATGTCCACAGAGGAGATAGTCCAGCGGACTCGACTCCTCGACAGTGAGATAAAGATCATGAAGAGCGAGGTGCTGCGGGTGACCCACGAGCTGCAGGCCATGAAGGataaaatcaaagaaaacaCGGAGAAGATCAAAGTGAACAAAACGCTACCCTACCTGGTCTCCAACGTCATCGAGCTGTTGGACGTGGACCCCAACGACCAGGAGGAGGATGGGGCCAATGTTGACCTGGACTCCCAGAGAAAAGGAAAGTGCGCAGTCATCAAGACGTCTACCCGGCAGACCTACTTCCTGCCGGTCATCGGTCTGGTGGACGCGGAGAAGCTGAAGCCTGGAGACCTGGTAGGTGTCAACAAAGATTCCTACCTGATCTTGGAGACCCTCCCGACTGAGTACGACTCCAGGGTGAAGGCCATGGAGGTGGACGAGCGCCCCACAGAGCAGTACAGCGACATAGGTGGTCTGGATAAGCAGAtccaggagctggtggaggccATAGTGCTGCCCATGAACCACAAGGAGAAGTTTGAGAACCTGGGCATCCAGCCACCTAAAGGAGTCCTGATGTACGGACCACCCGGGACAGGGAAGACCCTCCTGGCCAGAGCCTGCGCTGCCCAGACCAAAGCCACCTTCCTGAAGCTGGCCGGCCCGCAACTGGTCCAGATGTTCATCGGAGATGGAGCCAAGCTGGTGAGAGACGCCTTCGCCCTGGCCAAGGAGAAGGCCCCCTCCATCATCTTCATTGATGAACTGGACGCCATCGGCACCAAGAGGTTCGACAGCGAAAAGGCAGGAGACCGAGAGGTGCAGAGGACCATGCTGGAGCTGCTCAACCAGCTGGATGGGTTTCAGCCCAACATGCAGGTCAAG GTGATTGCTGCCACCAACAGAGTGGACATCTTGGACCCTGCGCTGCTCCGCTCAGGTCGTCTTGACAGGAAGATCGAGTTCCCCATGCCAAACGAAGAGGCCAGGGCTCGCATCATGCAGATTCACTCCCGCAAGATGAACGTCAGTCCCGATGTCAACTACGAAGAGCTGGCCCGCTGCACTGATGACTTCAACGGAGCCCAGTGcaaggctgtgtgtgtggaggccGGTATGATCGCGCTGCGCCGCGGGGCCACAGAGCTGAACCACGAGGATTACATGGAGGGAATCCTTGAGGTCCAGGCCAAGAAGAAGGCCAACCTGCAATACTACGCCTGA
- the pdcd2 gene encoding programmed cell death protein 2, translating to MSSAEVVLGFLEDAEPWRLRSPQFPSKVGGKPAWLSQRGLPSLSGLECDICRLPLAFLLQVYAPISGQDRSFHRTLFLFCCKTPECYTRNDSRCMKVFRSQLPRKNEFYPYDPPPEDEPPRDLEKDHSVLPVYGVKLCWVCGCPGNKACSRCHAVTYCGKHHQTLHWKHAHKKECCSPEATLVTASPCIFPESELVTEPEEEEEEKEAEGEEQTANAQSEDCPSLEETLAETDLEEMAMHETEDNKVFQRFKKKIAPEPHQVLRYSRGGSPLWVSSTHIPSDQDIPACICGAKRTYEFQVMPQLLNSLCVDSTGASIDWGTLAVYTCSVSCNHDDEYCPEFVWKQDFSSDQQTQIKQS from the exons ATGTCCTCGGCGGAGGTAGTTCTGGGTTTCCTGGAAGACGCGGAGCCGTGGCGGCTTCGCTCGCCGCAGTTTCCCAGTAAAGTCGGGGGGAAGCCGGCGTGGCTCTCCCAGCGAGGCCTACCCTCACTGTCCGGGCTGGAGTGTGACATATGCCGCCTGCCTCTGGCCTTTCTGCTGCAG gtgTACGCACCCATTTCTGGTCAGGACAGAAGTTTCCACAGAACTTTGTTTCTGTTCTGCTGCAAAACTCCTGAGTGCTACACACGTAACGACAGCCGCTGTATGAAAG TATTCAGAAGTCAGCTGCCTAGAAAGAATGAGTTCTACCCCTACGATCCACCACCAG aggatgaacccCCCCGCGATCTCGAGAAAGACCACAGTGTGCTGCCTGTCTATGGAGTTAAACTGTGCTGGGTGTGTGGTTGCCCTGGCAACAAAGCCTGCTCCCGCTGTCATGCTGTAACCTACTGTGGAAAACACCACCAGACCCTCCACTGGAAACACGCACACAAGAAGGAGTGTTGCAGCccgg AAGCGACTCTTGTCACAGCCTCTCCCTGCATCTTCCCTGAGTCTGAGCTGGTCACTGAgcctgaggaagaggaagaggagaaggaggctgAAGGAGAAGAGCAGACGGCCAATGCTCAGAGTGAAGATTGTCCCTCCTTAGAAGAAA CCCTGGCAGAGACAGACCTAGAGGAGATGGCTATGCATGAGACTGAAGATAACAAAGTCTTCCAGcggtttaaaaagaaaatcgcACCAGAGCCACaccag GTGTTGCGTTACAGTCGAGGAGGCTCTCCCTTGTGGGTCTCTTCCACGCACATCCCTTCAGATCAGGacatcccagcatgcatctgtGGCGCCAAGAGGACTTATGAGTTTCAG GTGATGCCCCAGCTGTTGAACAGTCTGTGTGTGGACTCCACAGGAGCCAGTATCGACTGGGGGACCCTGGCTGTCTACACATGCTCCGTCAGTTGTAACCATGACGACGAGTACTGCCCTGAGTTCGTTTGGAAGCAGGACTTCAGCTCAGATCAACAAACACAGATTAAACAGTCATAA